From the genome of Neomonachus schauinslandi chromosome 5, ASM220157v2, whole genome shotgun sequence, one region includes:
- the ATP5F1C gene encoding ATP synthase subunit gamma, mitochondrial isoform X1: protein MFSRAGVAGLSACAVQPQWIQVRNMATLKDITRRLKSIKNIQKITKSMKMVAAAKYARAERELKPARVYGIGSLALYEKADIKVPEDKKKHLLIGVSSDRGLCGAIHSSVAKQMKSEAAMLTAAGKEVMLVGIGDKIRGILHRTHSDQFLVSFKEVGRKPPTFGDASAIALELLNSGYEFDEGSIIFNQFRSVISYKTEEKPIFSLETVASAESMSIYDDIDADVLQNYQEYNLASIIYYSLKESTTSEQSARMTAMDNASKNASEMIDKLTLTFNRTRQAVITKELIEIISGAAALD from the exons GATCCAAGTTCGAAATATGGCAACTTTAAAAGATA ttaCCAGGCGACTAAAGTCAATCAAAAACATCCAGAAAATCACCAAGTCTATGAAAATGGTAGCGGCAGCAAAATATGCCCGAGCTGAGAGGGAGCTGAAACCAGCTCGAGTATATGGGATAGGATCTTTGG CTCTGTATGAAAAAGCTGATATTAAGGTGCCTGAAGACAAGAAGAAACACCTCCTTATTGGTGTGTCCTCAGATCGAGGGCTCTGTGGTGCTATTCATTCCTCAGTTGCTAAACAGATGAAAAGTGAGGCGGCCATGCTCACAGCAGCTGGGAAAGAAGTCATGCTTGTTGGAATTGGTGATAAAATCAGGGGTATACTTCATAG GACTCACTCTGACCAGTTTCTGGTGTCCTTCAAAGAAGTGGGAAGAAAACCTCCTACTTTTGGGGATGCGTCCGCTATTGCCCTTGAACTGCTAAATTCCGGATATGAATTTGATGAAGGGTCTATCATCTTTAATCAGTTCAG GTCTGTCATCTCctacaagacagaagaaaagccCATCTTTTCCCTCGAAACTGTTGCAAGTGCTG AGAGCATGAGTATCTATGATGATATTGATGCTGACGTGCTGCAGAATTACCAAGAATACAATCTGGCCAGCATCATCTACTACTCTCTAAAGGAATCCACCACGAGTGAGCAAAGTGCCAGGATGACGGCCATGGACAACGCTAGCAAGAACGCTT ccGAGATGATTGACAAACTGACCTTGACGTTCAACCGCACCCGCCAGGCTGTCATCACGAAAGAGTTGATTGAAATCATCTCCGGCGCAGCAGCTCT GGATTAA
- the ATP5F1C gene encoding ATP synthase subunit gamma, mitochondrial isoform X2, which translates to MFSRAGVAGLSACAVQPQWIQVRNMATLKDITRRLKSIKNIQKITKSMKMVAAAKYARAERELKPARVYGIGSLALYEKADIKVPEDKKKHLLIGVSSDRGLCGAIHSSVAKQMKSEAAMLTAAGKEVMLVGIGDKIRGILHRTHSDQFLVSFKEVGRKPPTFGDASAIALELLNSGYEFDEGSIIFNQFRSVISYKTEEKPIFSLETVASAESMSIYDDIDADVLQNYQEYNLASIIYYSLKESTTSEQSARMTAMDNASKNASEMIDKLTLTFNRTRQAVITKELIEIISGAAAL; encoded by the exons GATCCAAGTTCGAAATATGGCAACTTTAAAAGATA ttaCCAGGCGACTAAAGTCAATCAAAAACATCCAGAAAATCACCAAGTCTATGAAAATGGTAGCGGCAGCAAAATATGCCCGAGCTGAGAGGGAGCTGAAACCAGCTCGAGTATATGGGATAGGATCTTTGG CTCTGTATGAAAAAGCTGATATTAAGGTGCCTGAAGACAAGAAGAAACACCTCCTTATTGGTGTGTCCTCAGATCGAGGGCTCTGTGGTGCTATTCATTCCTCAGTTGCTAAACAGATGAAAAGTGAGGCGGCCATGCTCACAGCAGCTGGGAAAGAAGTCATGCTTGTTGGAATTGGTGATAAAATCAGGGGTATACTTCATAG GACTCACTCTGACCAGTTTCTGGTGTCCTTCAAAGAAGTGGGAAGAAAACCTCCTACTTTTGGGGATGCGTCCGCTATTGCCCTTGAACTGCTAAATTCCGGATATGAATTTGATGAAGGGTCTATCATCTTTAATCAGTTCAG GTCTGTCATCTCctacaagacagaagaaaagccCATCTTTTCCCTCGAAACTGTTGCAAGTGCTG AGAGCATGAGTATCTATGATGATATTGATGCTGACGTGCTGCAGAATTACCAAGAATACAATCTGGCCAGCATCATCTACTACTCTCTAAAGGAATCCACCACGAGTGAGCAAAGTGCCAGGATGACGGCCATGGACAACGCTAGCAAGAACGCTT ccGAGATGATTGACAAACTGACCTTGACGTTCAACCGCACCCGCCAGGCTGTCATCACGAAAGAGTTGATTGAAATCATCTCCGGCGCAGCAGCTCTGTAA